The Cryptococcus gattii WM276 chromosome B, complete sequence genome has a segment encoding these proteins:
- a CDS encoding Hypothetical protein (Similar to SGTC gene model, INSD accession EAL22583.1; CNBB4600), with protein MIYDFVEVFSSRLYLYRTQPWHLARPTPVSTTSIRIHQLTLPESLPYASRLVPEQVPEGFILGESSRVVTSPEAASTKPEPQRPRQSSVGPKAITRDRRPSGSSTFRGRSDSLVSAKTIQPSSPRLGSVPRVHGTRHRAPTLAGEALGLGKDLEGGHDMSAHLHGSLSEQIELTRKEKRRLARCFVVFRLPPTASDTNLSECPSTRNGALSGPKRAKSDEKPLHSNQKGLGKRPTSIHAPSSASSKSFPSSPRAITRTTSLPGPSSKPLIRTSSLTPHSPSKRLPSPLASPRSSEFTSISPRNSFLRSQSTSNPSRSPTSIYSPTEKGTESSDTATLPLPRPAVTSPIVPFFISPIHSASIFPRFSDLDPRSDFAQWLTYTDLASTVVEIQVWVETPDICDGKDTESRKWKLLEGVGGVVQLDRLARKTGQGSPNSLELTFSFDPKGVYCVTPSESSQETISALAENQKLKDSRIKKGVGVGSLHQLVNMHAVITDTQRGITQVQSEVNKLLDEDVDQRALKRELSERENRIAWIRSKVNEVQRRIKDIRARATIKSEELQTRRDSLTNACEVDNALRVQASALEDKIDFLRCERDSLLPTIHRIRAFHIQILDNLFPIQPSDPSILLYTILGVPLPIPSSAKDPAPPISLPDHKVDERTTAAALGYAAMVVQILGSLRGQAGTLPYPITCAGSKSAVKDVVSVMQGPRSFPLYAKGVERYRYEYGVFLLNKDIEVLMQDANIRLLDMRQTLPNLKNLLLMLSSPVYTPTPKQQMALIGSGTSTHGSSTKSSGSWLHQRSHSVGVSSPSSSIGKNSSLNISIRGANGAVAAPSPLSKRGRGVKRSMLSQNRTEGEVDLGSTDSDESGLLEKEGDGDAPSGQKIIV; from the exons ATGATCTATGACTTTGTAGAAGTGTTTTCATCTCGACTGTACTTATACCGCACACAGCCATGGCACTTGGCTCGTCCAACCCCAGTCTCTACGACAAG CATCCGCATCCATCAACTCACGCTCCCAGAGTCTCTACCTTATGCTTCCAGACTCGTGCCCGAACAGGTCCCGGAAGGCTTCATTCTCGGGGAATCAAGTAGAGTGGTCACTTCGCCTGAAGCTGCCAGCACGAAACCCGAACCTCAGCGACCACGTCAGAGCTCAGTCGGTCCCAAGGCCATCACAAGAGATCGCAGGCCCTCTGGTAGTAGCACCTTTCGTGGCAGATCAGACTCCCTTGTTTCCGCCAAAACTATCCAACCTTCGTCGCCTAGGTTGGGGTCGGTGCCTCGTGTCCATGGAACCAGACATCGAGCGCCCACTTTGGCCGGAGAAGCATTGGGCTTGGGAAAGGATCTGGAAGGTGGTCATGATATGTCCGCACATCTCCACGGATCCCTTAGCGAGCAGATAGAACTGACAcggaaagagaagaggaggctTGCAAGGTGTTTTGTGGTGTTCCGGTTGCCTCCAACTGCGTCCGATACAAATCTATCAGAATGTCCCTCGACTCGAAATGGTGCACTTTCCGGCCCCAAAAGGGCCAAGAGCGACGAGAAGCCCCTTCATTCTAATCAGAAAGGACTGGGGAAACGGCCAACATCGATACATGCACCATCATCCGCCTCATCGAAATCATTCCCGTCATCTCCCAGAGCCATAACACGCACTACTTCTCTCCCTGGACCCAGCTCCAAACCTCTAATTCGCACGTCTTCCCTAACTCCTCACAGCCCATCCAAAAGGCTACCGTCACCCTTGGCCTCCCCTAGATCTTCGGAATTCACTTCTATCTCTCCAAGGAACTCGTTTCTACGCAGCCAATCAACTTCCAATCCCTCTCGCTCCCCCACGTCAATCTACAGCCCTACGGAAAAGGGAACGGAAAGTTCCGATACAGCCACCTTGCCCCTTCCCAGACCCGCAGTCACTTCTCCGATTGTTCCATTCTTCATATCGCCTATACATTCCGCTTCAATATTTCCTCGCTTTTCCGATTTGGACCCACGGTCCGACTTTGCGCAATGGTTGACATACACTGATTTGGCAAGTACGGTAGTGGAAATTCAAGTTTGGGTCGAAACGCCTGATATATGCGATGGAAAAGACACAGAGTCAAGAAAATGGAAGCTTTTAGAGGGTGTAGGGGGAGTAGTCCAATTGGATCGCTTGGCCAGGAAAACTGGGCAAGGCTCTCCGAATAGCTTGGAGCTGACTTTTAGCTTCGATCCTAAAGGCGTCTACTGCGTCACACCCAGTGAATCTAGTCAAGAGACCATCAGCGCACTTGctgaaaatcaaaaatTGAAGGATTCGAGAATAAAGAAAGGAGTTGGTGTGGGGAGCCTTCATCA ACTTGTCAACATGCATGCAGTTATTACAGATACCCAAAGGGGTATAACTCAAGTCCAGAGCGAAGTGAATAAGCTTTTGGACGAGGATGTGGACCAACGGGCGTTG AAGCGCGAGCTGTCAGAGCGAGAAAATCGGATAGCTTGGATACGGAGTAAAGTCAACGAGGTGCAAAGACGTATCAAAGACA TTCGTGCGCGGGCAACTATCAAATCGGAAGAATTACAGACGAGGCGTGACAGTCTGACTAATGCATGTGAAGTTGACAATGCCCTCCGGGTACAAGCTAGTGCGCTTGAGGATAAAATTGATTTTTTGAG ATGTGAGCGTGATTCGCTTCTTCCCACGATCCATCGCATCCGAGCATTTCATATCCAAATCCTCGACAATCTCTTCCCCATTCAACCATCAGACCCATCTATCCTTTTGTATACGATTCTTGGAGTGCCCCTTCCAATCCCATCTTCTGCCAAAGATCCTGCGCCTCCCATTTCTTTACCCGACCACAAAGTGGATGAACGCACAACAGCGGCGGCTTTGGGATATGCAGCGATGGTGGTACAGATCCTCGGAAGTTTAAGGGGTCAAGCCGGAACGTTACCGTATCCCATCACTTGCGCAGGGAGCAAGAGTGCGGTAAAGGATGTGGTTAGTGTAATGCAAGGTCCGAGATC TTTTCCATTGTACGCTAAAGGTGTAGAAAGGTATCGATACGAGTACGGCGTTTTTCTGCTGAACAAGGATATCGAAGTG CTCATGCAAGATGCCAATATTCGTTTGTTGGATATGCGACAAACCCTTCCAAACCTGAAAAACCTTCTGCTGATGCTCTCTTCCCCCGTATACACACCAACGCCCAAACAGCAAATGGCATTGATAGGTTCAGGTACATCTACACACGGTAGCTCAACAAAGTCTTCGGGTTCTTGGCTTCATCAACGAAGCCATAGTGTTGGGGTGTCCTCCCCATCCAGCTCTATCGGTAAAAATAGCTCATTGAACATCTCGATCCGGGGCGCTAACGGTGCTGTCGCTGCCCCCAGTCCCTTGAGCAAACGAGGAAGGGGTGTGAAGAGATCTATGTTGTCTCAAAACCGAACAGAAGGGGAAGTTGATTTGGGCAGTACAGACAGTGATGAGTCAGGGCTGttggaaaaggaaggagacGGCGACGCGCCCTCTGGACAAAAAATCATAGTATGA
- a CDS encoding Hypothetical protein (Similar to TIGR gene model, INSD accession AAW41809.1; CNB01100) encodes MESQRPAQLPPRGLPILSGLPPVTESSNCRQCGKDFNPLWRRKYICGHCGYGYCSSCLSDGQALMPRRPGQAALNPKPLSELKAGLGLDDGRESSGSGYEAESVCLPCLGMLQVTAAPVTILRSLPIKRLKDYLAAYNIPCIGAKEKEDIVQTVLRARIPTTGCLSPEAESYYRRRSVPKGNNQSSSSRPNNTQTPPITNNNRPSTSGPQTYASSYQRPAPQAYYRPPPPPPNNYRHPPPRPQSQTQRRPQANSGQTSAQTRPPPRPAAAPTPPPPVPSILSLVALPDSYLTSLSIGTLKAILYENHVRVDFKQVLEKKELIARVKELVNDERKRLERQRIAEQEGLEQPPPLSPAPSVNPDEASENTAGPEDTNGGSDDSPKAVKKVPTGPMPEIERGLCVVCQDEEATLAAVDCGHLCMCPHCSDLIMATSQECPLCRTRIVTKQRLIRIYRT; translated from the exons ATGGAATCTCAACGACCAGCACAGCTGCCACCAAGAGGACTCCCAATAC TGTCGGGACTGCCGCCGGTAACAGAATCATCAA ACTGTAGACAATGCGGTAAAGACTTTAACCCTCTCTGGCGACGCAAGTACATTTGTGGTCATTGTGGCTACGGATACTGCTCGTCCTGCCTCTCCGACGGACAGGCGCTGATGCCCCGTCGGCCAGGTCAAGCAGCTCTCAATCCCAAACCTTTGTCAGAGCTTAAAGCAGGACTCGGATTAGATGATGGACGTGAAAGCTCTGGCTCGGGATACGAAGCCGAGAGCGTCTGTCTGCCGTGCTTGGGTATGCTTCAAG TGACTGCGGCTCCCGTGACCATCCTGAGATCCCTGCCCATAAAGCGGCTCAAAGATTACCTTGCCGCATACAACATTCCTTGTATCGGTGCcaaagagaaagaggataTTGTTCAGACAGTTCTCAGGGCCAGAATCCCTACTACGGGATGTCTCTCCCCTGAAGCAGAG AGTTATTATAGACGCCGTTCGGTCCCTAAGGGAAATAATCaatcttcctcttctcgtCCCAACAATACTCAGACCCCGCCCATTACCAACAACAATCGCCCATCAACTTCTGGCCCTCAAACGTACGCTTCATCTTACCAGCGTCCAGCGCCTCAAGCCTATTACCGACCACCGCCACCGCCACCCAACAACTATCGACATCCCCCTCCCCGACCACAGTCACAAACTCAACGTAGACCCCAAGCAAATTCTGGACAAACCTCTGCCCAAACGCGCCCCCCGCCTCGTCCTGCTGCAGCGCCTACCCCTCCACCACCGGTTCCATCCATTCTCTCACTCGTGGCTTTGCCAGATTCTTACTTAACATCACTGAGTATAGGTACCCTCAAGGCAATCTTGTATGAGAATCATGTGCGTGTAGATTTTAAGCAAGTCCTTGAAAA GAAAGAGCTCATCGCCCGAGTCAAAGAACTCGTGAACGATGAACGTAAGCGTCTAGAGAGGCAACGTATCGCCGAGCAAGAGGGTCTCGAACAACCTCCTCCTCTATCTCCCGCTCCCTCTGTCAACCCCGATGAAGCGTCTGAAAATACTGCTGGACCTGAAGATACCAATGGAGGTTCAGATGACTCGCCCAAAGCTGTAAAGAAAGTACCCACTGGCCCGATGCCTGAGATTGAACGAGGCCTTTGTGTTGTGTGCCAGGATGAAGAAGCTACATTGGCTGCAGTAGATTGCGG CCATCTTTGCATGTGCCCAC ACTGCTCGGATTTAATCATGGCTACCTCTCAGGAATGCCCTCTGTGCCGTACCCGAATTGTCACCAA ACAGCGTCTCATCAGAATTTACCGCACTTGA
- a CDS encoding GTPase, putative (Similar to TIGR gene model, INSD accession AAW41808.1) produces MPPKNKGKKGGKKDFDDDEFWEKKEAALEQSQTTLQTDEAPKKGKKADNSLFDLLDDGDAVSDEEGGGLMATIAANAAKKDKKKKKKASKFADLDDEADEVEPPSAVDTKPNLDDEWPEEDVKPKKGKKGKKEKKRDVEEDEELDEVPAPADEQPEPSTAVNLDDEWPEEDVKPKKGKKGKKGKKVEEEEEDIDAILEKAAAERKAQEASNAPAKVEPEPEAEEAMDEGPKILSKAQKEKLKKEKEKAKKKAQAAAKKVQAPPTESPAEPAEIAEAEDDEGDEEGAAGGDKKKKKKKKAAAKPAEPAPSAKGKKIPAHIAAMQAAMEEKRRLEEEAKKAEEERLRRIEEEEARIAAEEAAEAEAKAAKKAKEREKLAKAKAEGKLLTPAQKRERAAAEARKQAMLAAGMVVAGLQEGGAAEKKKKPVYGNKKKQQQQQQQKPKETPAPAAPAPEPKAPKAEEEKEESEDDWDKSDNEVEKATAAVEKLKVEESEDDWDKSDEEPAPEPVKASAPAAKEAPARAKVAEKPAEKAAAPAASTQTQPASKAAPVPAKANGKPTPAAAEESSSEEEESSSEEESSDEESDEDSDEDSDDELAARKARALQKIQERREAAQAAKSSDDLRSPICCILGHVDTGKTKLLDKIRQTSVQEGEAGGITQQIGATFFPRSAIEEKTEVVNKDHAYKVQIPGLLIIDTPGHESFTNLRSRGSSLCNIAILVVDITHGLEPQTIESLNLLRQGRTPFIVALNKIDRMYGWEAKPNAGFRETLNAQSKSVKSEFDDRVAKTKLAFAEQGLNAEIFDENKNLGRNISLVPTSAISGEGIPDMLMLLVKLTQERMNANLMYISELECTILEVKVIEGLGTTIDVVLSNGVMREGDKIVLCGTDGPIVTQVRALLTPQPMREMRIKGQYIHHKEVKAALGVKISAPGLEKAIAGARLYVAQDDDEVEAFKDMAMDDLTSLARFVTKSGKGVWVQASTLGSLEALLTFLDQMKIPVFNFGIGPVHKSTIVKAGTMLDKAPEYAVILAFDVQIEKEAQELAQKAGIKIFSAMIIYHLFDAFTKYMSEVQEAKRKEAAPNAVWPVRLKILKAFAHRDPIILGCDIIEGTMRIGTPMGVVKVDKETGKREIVSLGKITSIEINHKPFEIVKRSQIGAGAAVKIERAPHQPAKLYGRHFDEKDEVVSLISRQSIDTLKANFRDQVELSDWAMIKKMKVEQGVP; encoded by the exons ATGCCGCCAAAGAacaagggaaagaagggcgGGAAGAAGGACTTCGATGACGACGAGTTCTG ggagaaaaaggaagcTGCTCTCGAGCAGTCCCAGACCACTCTTCAAACTGATGAGGCTCCCAAGAAGGGTAAAAAAGCCGACAATAGCCTTTTTGATCTTTTAGACGATGGAGACGCCGTGTCTGATGAAGAGGGCGGCGGTTTGATG GCCACCATTGCTGCCAATGCTGCCaaaaaggacaagaagaagaagaagaaggcgtCCAAGTTTGCCGATCTGGACGACGAAGCTGATGAGGTTGAACCTCCTTCTGCCGTCGACACCAAACCCAACTTGGACGATGAATGGCCCGAAGAGGATGTCAAGCCTaagaagggaaagaaagggaagaaagaaaagaagagggatgtagaggaggatgaagagctTGATGAAGTACCAGCTCCGGCTGATGAGCAGCCAGAACCCAGCACAGCCGTCAACCTCGATGACGAGTGGCCCGAGGAGGATGTCAAGCCTAAGAAGGGCaaaaaggggaagaagggaaagaaggttgaagaggaagaggaggacATTGATGCCATCTTGGAAAAGGCCGCAGCAGAGCGAAAGGCTCAAGAGGCCTCTAATGCTCCTGCCAAGGTGGAGCCCGAACCAGAGGCCGAGGAGGCAATGGACGAAGGACCCAAAATTCTTTCCAAGGCCCAGAAGGAGAAGCtgaaaaaggagaaagagaag gccaagaagaaggctcAGGCTGCTGCCAAGAAGGTTCAAGCTCCTCCCACCGAATCCCCTGCCGAGCCTGCTGAAATTGCCGAGGCTGAGGACGATGAAGGTGACGAAGAGGGCGCCGCCGGAGGTGAtaagaagaaaaagaagaagaagaaggctgctGCTAAACCCGCTGAGCCTGCTCCTTCTGccaagggcaagaagatCCCTGCTCATATTGCTGCTATGCAGGCTGCTATGGAGGAAAAGCGACGATTAGAGGAGGAGGCTAAGAAggctgaggaggagaggttgaggaggattgaagaagaagaagcaaggATCGCTGCCGAAGAAGCTGCAGAGGCGGAGGCCAAGGCGGCGAAGAAGGCcaaggagagggagaaaCTTGCAAAGGCCAAGGCCGAGGGGAAATTATTGACTCCTGCAcagaagagagaaagggCGGCTGCCGAGGCCAGAAAACAAGCTATGTTGGCGGCCGGTATGGTTGTTGCTGGTCTACAGGAAGGTGGCGCGGcggaaaaaaagaaaaagcCTGTCTACGGTaacaagaagaagcaacaacaacagcagcaacagaAGCCCAAGGAAACTCCCGCTCCCGCCGCTCCTGCACCTGAACCCAAAGCTCCCAAggctgaggaggagaaggaagaaagcGAGGACGATTGGGACAAGTCTGATAACGAGGTGGAGAAGGCTACTGCCGCTGTTGAAAAGCTCAAGGTTGAGGAGTCCGAGGATGACTGGGACAAGTCTGACGAAGAGCCTGCCCCTGAGCCTGTCAAGGCTAGTGCCCCCGCTGCCAAGGAGGCTCCCGCCAGGGCGAAGGTGGCCGAAAAGCCTGCAGAGAAGGCTGCTGCTCCCGCTGCTTCCACTCAAACTCAACCTGCTTCCAAAGCCGCTCCTGTCCCTGCAAAGGCCAATGGCAAGCCTACCCCTGCCGCCGCCGAGGAATCATCCTctgaggaagaggaatCTTCTTCCGAAGAAGAGTCCTCCGATGAAGAATCTGACGAGGACTCTGATGAGGACTCTGATGATGAGCTCGCCGCCCGAAAAGCCAGGGCTTTGCAGAAGATCCAGGAAAGGAGGGAAGCAGCACAAGCAGCAAAGAGCAGTGACGATTTACGTTCTCCTATCTGTTGTATTTTGGGTCACGTCGACACTGGTAAGACCAAGTTACTTGACAAG ATCCGACAAACCTCCGTCCAAGAGGGTGAAGCCGGTGGTATCACTCAGCAAATCGGTGCCACATTCTTCCCCAGGTCTGCTATTGAGGAGAAAACCGAGGTTGTCAACAAG GACCATGCCTACAAAGTCCAGATCCCTGGTTTACTCATTATCGACACTCCCGGCCACGAGTCTTTCACCAACCTCCGATCCCGTGGTTCATCCCTCTGTAACATTGCCATCTTGGTTGTTGACATTACT CACGGTCTTGAGCCCCAGACCATCGAGTCTCTTAACCTTCTTCGACAAGGCCGAACCCCTTTCATCGTTGCCCTCAACAAGATTGACAGGATGTACGGCTGGGAAGCCAAACCTAACGCCGGTTTCCGAGAGACCCTCAATGCTCAGTCCAAGTCTGTTAAATCAGAGTTTGATGACCGTGTGGCCAAGACAAAGCTTGCATTTGCTGAGCAAGGTCTTAACGCCGAGATCTTCGACGAAAACAAGAACCTTGGTCGTAACATCTCTCTCGTACCCACCTCTGCCATTAGCGGCGAGGGTATCCCTGACATGTTGATGTTGCTCGTTAAGCTTACTCAGGAAAGGATGAACGCCAACTTGATGTACATCTCTGAACTTGAGTGTACTATTCTCGAAGTCAAGGTCATCGAAGGTTTGGGTACAACTATCGACGTTGTCTTGTCCAACGGTGTGATGCGTGAGGGTGACAAGATTGTGTTATGTGGAACAGATGGGCCGATTGTTACTCAGGTCAGAGCGTTACTCACTCCTCAGCCCATGCGAGAAATGCGTATTAAA GGTCAATACATCCACCATAAAGAGGTCAAGGCCGCTTTGGGTGTCAAGATCTCTGCTCCTGGTCTGGAAAAGGCGATAGCTGGTGCCCGTCTTTATGTTGCCCAGGATGACGACGAGGTTGAAGCGTTCAAGGACATGGCTATGGACGACCTTACTTCGCTTGCGCGATTTGTGACCAAGTCTGGCAAGGGTGTCTGGGTTCAGGCCAGTACTTTGGGTTCCCTTGAAGCTCTTCTTACCTTCTTGGACCAAATGAAGATCCCTGTATTCAACTTTGGCATTGGACCTGTGCACAAGAGTACCATTGTCAAGGCTGGTACCATGTTGGACAAGGCGCCCGAGTATGCCGTCATATTGGCGTTCGATGTTCAGATCGAAAAGGAGGCCCAAGAGTTGGCGCAGAAGGCTGGTATAAAGATCTTCTCTG CTATGATTATCTACCATCTCTTCGATGCTTTCACCAAGTACATGTCCGAGGTTCAGGAAGCCAAGAGAAAAGAGGCCGCCCCCAACGCCGTCTGGCCTGTTCGTCTTAAGATCCTGAAAGCCTTTGCTCACCGAGACCCTATCATTCTGGGTTGTGACATCATTGAGGGTACTATGCGCATTGGGACACCGATGGGCGTGGTGAAAGTCGACAAGGAGActggaaagagagagattGTTTCTTTGGGTAAAAT CACCTCGATTGAAATTAACCACAAACCATTCGAGATTGTCAAGAGGTCGCAGATTGGTGCCGGTGCTGCAGTCAAGATTGAGCGTGCACCTCACCAACCTGCCAAGCTTTATGGACGACA CTTTGACGAGAAAGACGAGGTTGTATCTTTAATCTCAAGGCAAAGTATTGATACCCTTA AGGCCAACTTCCGAGACCAAGTCGAGCTTTCGGACTGGGCTATGAtcaagaagatgaaggtCGAGCAAGGCGTCCCATAA
- a CDS encoding uncharacterized protein (Similar to TIGR gene model, INSD accession AAW41807.1) — protein sequence MSTNHAEQYELPELPPSPEAGPSRRPRPQRRRASTSTKSRTVTLHPTTSTANLLFSAPSGAFPSTRQRHGRTRSQSNIDQSEVPRVHRATFLSEDPYDDSEEVDLPDFGHMLGINDEGEDHFAVASGMLTRWKRKLYLLMEEPASSREAFFVHIIVTGAIIFSAILTTLSTMPAFHMEPIMTKTLFGLDTAIVVLFTIEYLARSLAHSDSWAQYYSWATSFFGLLDLLAILPYYIEVAQNEDTTILFRFSILRTFRLLRVFRAFKHQNQMLLTIEVMYVAVRRSKDALWALTFFIILVLVLFSTLIYFAERGTWDPSLAAFIDADGDPSAFDSIPRTAWFSLVTMSTVGYGEVVPKSFLGKLLTIPLLMFGLLLIALPSFVLGRNFAIVFDAMTRQLPKNVSSSIPTPRASIEQPTITPVSTDNIPLLPLSSQDAQTATPNGPSLSRPRSTSPFPGSGTTNQRAAFGNAPRMWEGGIDGMGEAKKERDLTNTKLAKNQLVLLEQIDLLRQTIDKQGEMLARLTEILNVKNKGKGPEKSKGLQEDHFTLGDSGEE from the exons ATGTCCACAAATCATGCAGAGCAGTATGAGCTCCCAGAACTCCCGCCTTCCCCGGAAGCTGGGCCCTCCAGACGGCCACGGCCACAGCGCAGAAGAGCCTCTACTTCGACAAAGTCACGCACCGTCACTCTCCACCCGACGACCTCCACCGcaaatcttctcttctcaGCACCCTCCGGCGCTTTTCCCTCTACACGTCAGAGACATGGCCGTACTCGCTCACAGTCAAATATCGACCAGTCCGAGGTGCCAAGAGTTCATCGAGCTACTTTTCTAAGTGAGGATCCGTACGATGACTCAGAAGAGGTTGATTTGCCTGATTTCGGTCACATGCTGGGGATCAACGATGAGGGCGAGGACCATTTTGCGGTGGCCTCTGGGATGCTGACTAGGTGGAAGCGAAAGCTTTACCTTTTGATGGAAGAACCGGCAAGTAGTCGAGAAGCATTTTTCGTTCATATTATCGTTACCGGGGCTATTATATTCAG CGCGATACTCACAACTTTGTCTACCATGCCTGCGTTTCATATGGAACCGATTATGACCAAGACCCTTTTCGGTCTTGACACCGCGATCGTCGTTCTTTTCACTATTGAATATCTTGCTCGATCATTAGCACATTCCGATTCTTGGGCCCAGTATTACTCATGGGCAACATCTTTCTTTGGCCTCCTTGACCTCCTCGCTATATTGCCTTACTATATCGAGGTCGCTCAAAACGAGGACACCACTATCCTTTTCCGGTTTTCAATTCTAAGGACATTTAGGCTTTTACGAGTCTTTCGGGCGTTCAAGCACCAAAACCAGATGCTTCTGACTATCGAGGTCATGTATGTTGCTGTAAGGCGCTCGAAAGATGCGCTTTGGGCCCTGACATttttcatcatcctcgtACTCGTGCTTTTTTCGACGCTCATATACTTTGCCGAGCGTGGTACATGGGATCCTTCATTAGCCGCATTCATTGATGCTGATGGTGATCCCTCGGCTTTCGATTCCATTCCCAGAACCGCATGGTTCTCCCTCGTTACCATGAGCACAGTGGGATATGGAGAAGTTGTCCCAAAGAGCTTTTTAGGAAAGCTCCTGACGATACCTTTACTTATGTTTGGACTACTTCTCATTGCCTTGCCAAGTTTCGTCTTGGGCCGAAACTTTGCCATAGTGTTTGACGCCATGACCAGGCAGTTGCCAAAAAAT GTTTCTTCCAGTATACCCACTCCGCGTGCATCTATTGAACAGCCTACAATCACTCCGGTATCTACGGACAACATTCCACTCCTCCCTCTATCATCGCAAGATGCTCAGACTGCCACTCCCAACGGCCCTTCTTTGTCCAGACCTCGTTCAACCTCCCCGTTTCCTGGGTCGGGGACAACGAATCAGAGAGCGGCATTTGGGAATGCTCCGCGGATGTGGGAAGGTGGGATAGACGGGATGGGAGaggcgaagaaggagagagatCTCACCAACACTAAATTGGCCAAGAACCAATTA GTTCTCCTTGAACAAATAGATTTACTTAGACAAACGATAGATAAACAAGGGGAGATGCTCGCACGATTAACAGAGATACTGAACGTCAAAAACAAGGGGAAGGGCCCGGAAAAGTCCAAGGGGCTTCAAGAAGATCACTTCACATTAGGAGATAGTGGAGAGGAATAA
- a CDS encoding Essential RNA-binding component of cleavage and polyadenylation factor, putative; Yth1p (Similar to TIGR gene model, INSD accession AAW41806.1): MAAASNSAPLDPKLGRAADFVRPDFHQVNLDLENYLKTERNFKLDADQQICPLSITPLGCPLPPSQCPYRHTTPSQLNFKPPPPLPAHPREREKKLTVCKHYLRNLCKMGDNCEYTHDFNLRTMPECIWFVKQGKCELGGECLYFHPRDRRVECPDYNRGFCVLGPNCPRKHIRRRMCEAYAAGFCPDGRDCKLAHPSPNRPPPESYINPIPPDPEAFNGPPPQLPAGYGRWREYKYDPNAVVVPAAAWVEGGSLSGWRAGGFLSANARRDNQRNRDNDDEGGRGGGGERKGGWQKDLSTVLCFRCNQYGHFANNCPNQYVPGDRGGGRRRE; the protein is encoded by the exons ATGGCAGCAGCCTCGAATTCCGCACCATTAGATCCAAAGCTCGGACGAGCGGCAGATTTTGTTCGCCCTGATTTCCACCAAGTCAATCTCGACCTGGAAAACTACCTCAAAACTGAGCGCAACTTCAAGCTCGACGCAG ACCAACAAATATGTCCCCTGTCCATCACACCTCTAGGATGCCCCCTTCCGCCTTCACAATGTCCATATCGTCACACTACTCCCTCACAACTCAATTTCAAGCCACCACCTCCTCTCCCGGCCCATCCTCGAGAGCgagaaaagaaactaacGGTCTGCAAGCACTATCTTCGAAATCTCTGTAAAATGGGAGACAATTGCGAGTACACGCACGACTTTAACCTTCGCACGATGCCAGAGTGTATATGGTTTGTCAAACAAGGCAAATGTGAGCTGGGAGGAGAATGCCTGTATTTCCATCCCAGAGACAGAAGAGTCGAGTGTCCGGATTACAACAGAGGATTTTGCGTACTAGGCCCTAATTGTCCGAGGAAGCATATAAGGAGGAGAATGTGTGAGGCTTATGCTGCTGGATTTTGCCCTGATGGCAGGGACTGCAAATTAGCTCA TCCGTCTCCCAACCGACCCCCTCCAGAGTCATATATTAACCCTATCCCGCCTGACCCCGAAGCCTTTAATGGCCCACCACCCCAACTGCCTGCAGGCTATGGTCGTTGGCGGGAATACAAATATGATCCCAATGCGGTAGTTGTTCCAGCTGCGGCGTGGGTTGAAGGTGGAAGTTTGTCTGGTTGGCGAGCTGGAGGATTCCTGTCCGCGAATGCAAGAAGAGATAATCAGAGGAATAGAGAcaatgatgatgaaggcGGACGCGGtggtggaggagagagaaaaggtGGCTGGCAAAAAGACCTTAGCACGGTACTTTGCTTC AGGTGCAACCAGTATGGCCACTTTGCCAATAATTGTCCCAATCAATATGTGCCTGGAGACAGGGGAGGCGGTAGACGACGGGAATGA